From a single Stomoxys calcitrans chromosome 4, idStoCalc2.1, whole genome shotgun sequence genomic region:
- the LOC106088900 gene encoding uncharacterized protein LOC106088900: MKVFVCVLAVLVATCSAGFLGGSSGGGGGGGGGGYGGGGHGGGYGGGGGGHGGYGGRGGHGGHGGHGGGGGGAGGGASAGGHGGYGGHGGHGSHGGHGGHGGGGGGAGGAVTVKVIHADGGASGGGHGGFGGHGGHGGHGGHGGHGGHGGGGQGGFGGGHGGGAGGHGGFGGGAGSGGEVKTIKVIHEQGGASAGGHGGYSGGGHGGFSAGGGGGFGGAEEVKTIQVIHEGPSDGGFSAGGGGGGSVGYSYGGGAGGGAGGAEEVKTIQVIHEQGGADAGGFSAGGGFSAGGYGGGEEVKTIQVIHEQGGAGAGGFSAGGGGGFSAGGGGVGYGGGEEVKTIQVIHEQGGAGAGGFSSGGHGGYGGGAGGAGGAGGAGGFDDALETLKSLKVIGALSVDGGAGGAGGYGGASAGGYGGASAGGWQ; encoded by the exons ATGAAG GTTTTCGTTTGTGTGTTGGCAGTTTTGGTAGCAACATGCTCCGCTGGCTTCCTAGGAGGTAGCTCAGGAGGTGGCGGGGGAGGGGGTGGCGGCGGATACGGTGGCGGTGGTCACGGAGGTGGTTATGGCGGCGGCGGTGGTG GTCATGGCGGTTATGGAGGCCGTGGTGGTCACGGAGGTCATGGAGGCCATGggggtggtggtggcggtgccGGAG GCGGTGCTTCAGCTGGTGGTCATGGCGGTTATGGAGGTCATGGTGGTCACGGCAGTCATGGCGGCCATGGAGGCCATGggggtggtggtggcggtgccGGAGGTGCTGTAACCGTGAAAGTTATCCATGCCGATGGTGGTGCTTCAGGTGGTGGTCACGGAGGATTCGGTGGTCACGGCGGTCATGGCGGTCATGGTGGTCACGGCGGTCATGGTGGTCACGGTG GAGGCGGACAAGGAGGTTTTGGAGGTGGTCATGGAGGCGGTGCTGGCGGACATGGAGGTTTCGGTGGTGGTGCCGGTAGTGGCGGTGAGGTCAAAACCATTAAGGTTATCCATGAACAAGGCGGCGCCTCTGCAGGTGGTCATGGTGGATACTCTGGTGGCGGTCATGGTGGTTTCTctgctggtggtggtggcggcttTGGCggtgctgaagaagtcaaaactatTCAAGTTATCCATGAAGGCCCTTCTGATGGTGGATTCTCAGCtggtggcggcggcggcggcagcGTTGGTTACTCTTATGGCGGAGGTGCTGGCGGTGGTGCTGGCGGTGCTGAAGAGGTTAAAACTATTCAAGTTATTCATGAGCAAGGCGGTGCTGATGCTGGTGGCTTCTCTGCCGGTGGTGGATTCTCTGCTGGTGGCTACGGAGGTGGCGAAGAAGTTAAGACCATTCAAGTCATCCATGAGCAAGGTGGTGCCGGTGCTGGCGGTTTCTCTGCAGGCGGTGGCGGTGGATTCTCTGCTGGCGGCGGTGGTGTTGGCTATGGGGGTGGTGAAGAAGTTAAAACCATTCAAGTCATTCATGAACAAGGTGGTGCCGGTGCTGGAGGTTTCTCTTCTGGCGGCCATGGTGGTTACGGCGGTGGTGCTGGCGGCGCTGGAGGTGCTGGTGGTGCTGGCGGTTTTGATGATGCTCTAGAAACACTTAAATCACTAAAGGTCATCGGTGCCTTGAGTGTGGATGGGGGTGCTGGTGGCGCCGGCGGTTATGGCGGAGCTTCTGCCGGTGGTTACGGCGGTGCATCTGCTGGCGGTTGGCAATAG